One Kosmotoga arenicorallina S304 genomic window carries:
- a CDS encoding DUF881 domain-containing protein: MKYIKGIFILEIFIAVLLLFVFLSHYPIYFGHNGTGVRLMVASAGEGFGVIHDTDILRIINELYALGLKNFSINGIKIDPYTFVRCVGPSITINNREIVPDPLKIEIIGDPDYILSGLSILIEHLKSCGFSVSALSLEKIVIP, translated from the coding sequence TTGAAATATATCAAAGGGATTTTTATACTGGAAATTTTCATAGCGGTCTTGCTTCTTTTTGTTTTTCTGTCTCATTATCCAATTTACTTTGGGCATAATGGGACCGGGGTAAGGCTCATGGTGGCATCTGCTGGCGAAGGGTTTGGTGTGATACACGATACTGATATTTTGAGGATAATTAACGAACTATACGCACTTGGACTCAAGAATTTTTCAATAAACGGCATCAAAATAGACCCATATACCTTTGTGAGATGTGTTGGACCTTCTATTACTATAAATAACAGAGAGATTGTTCCCGATCCCTTAAAAATCGAGATAATTGGTGACCCTGATTATATTCTTTCGGGTCTTTCAATTTTGATTGAACACTTAAAATCGTGCGGATTTTCAGTAAGTGCCCTCTCTCTTGAAAAAATAGTTATCCCTTAG
- the rpmF gene encoding 50S ribosomal protein L32: MAEPKQKSSRSRSHHRRAKNYRPIKVTVSVCPNCGEPKEPHRVCLHCGYYGGKQILEIGE, translated from the coding sequence ATGGCAGAGCCCAAACAAAAGAGCTCGAGGAGTAGATCACACCACAGAAGAGCAAAGAATTACCGCCCAATCAAAGTTACCGTTTCGGTGTGCCCAAATTGCGGCGAACCCAAAGAACCCCACAGAGTCTGTTTGCACTGTGGATATTATGGAGGAAAACAGATTCTGGAAATAGGTGAATAA
- a CDS encoding ABC transporter ATP-binding protein yields the protein MLVEAKSISKEFNGVEIIGDFSIEVMRGEFLSILGESGCGKTTLLKILSGILKPDKGNVIRKFSKQGFVFQDDRLIPWKDAFYNVKIVSDEKRAKISLEKVGMAEHSRKRPAQLSGGMIKRVCLARALALDPEIIFLDEPFSSLDIVTRMKLLDMLRKIWMESSCTAVMVTHDPFEAAFLSTRVIVTGNKFKHFHIIKSGSPLNRSLSEVLSLQNELIGLLEDTVSGGRKRTWEHFQRREGNQKRDKTTGNEDRNSR from the coding sequence ATGCTGGTTGAAGCAAAGAGTATTTCTAAAGAGTTTAATGGCGTTGAAATCATAGGTGATTTCTCCATTGAAGTGATGCGAGGGGAATTTCTGAGCATACTTGGTGAATCAGGTTGTGGCAAAACAACGCTCTTGAAAATTCTTTCCGGTATCCTGAAACCCGATAAAGGGAACGTAATCAGGAAATTCTCCAAACAGGGTTTTGTGTTTCAGGATGACCGTTTAATTCCATGGAAAGACGCCTTTTACAACGTCAAAATCGTTTCAGATGAAAAACGTGCGAAAATATCCCTTGAGAAAGTGGGAATGGCAGAACACTCCAGAAAACGTCCGGCACAGCTGAGTGGAGGCATGATAAAGAGGGTTTGCCTTGCTCGAGCCCTGGCTCTTGACCCTGAAATAATCTTTCTGGACGAACCCTTTTCATCTCTTGACATCGTTACAAGAATGAAGCTACTTGACATGCTAAGAAAAATATGGATGGAAAGTTCCTGCACAGCGGTTATGGTTACTCACGATCCCTTCGAAGCGGCTTTTCTGTCAACAAGGGTAATTGTTACAGGCAATAAATTCAAACATTTTCATATAATCAAAAGTGGATCACCTCTAAACAGAAGCCTGTCAGAAGTCCTTTCTCTTCAAAACGAGCTTATTGGACTTCTTGAAGATACCGTGAGCGGTGGTCGAAAAAGGACCTGGGAACATTTCCAGAGACGAGAAGGCAATCAAAAAAGAGATAAAACAACCGGGAATGAAGACAGAAATAGTAGGTGA
- a CDS encoding peptidoglycan DD-metalloendopeptidase family protein, which produces MVKLFPAALLAIILFSGCSSWWVTRGEFRDEISAIQKKLDYVTQEQKQLLDIEIVISNISKQLDYLIDSEELVANTDELKDLQSQLSELKYMIEEKGKLIEENTKATQQLFEQLNSLANANLQTFQINDEIKSELSNIQQKLDSLADEQKRLKNIETSIANLSKQLEYLTGFEKLSVNIEELKSLQEQLYELKKLVEANESNVEENSKLTEQIYEKLDEFISSNIQQFLFEKEIKDLKSQLDTLRERHNDDYSYLQERINNIGNSTASDTSFVTIDFFLAEVADLRSRIGAEEIENQNLDDISYIVQSGDTLWTIAQAYGISVEELKKANPKVEDNVIYTGQELKIPISMDSLLKSDVLLSHFGLDYDYEMLVEAVISPFGSYEKGYANPGIDLKVKPSAFIKSILPGHVIVAERLNDEYGNTVIIDHGNGFRTVYGKLDSLMVEKGDFVSAGEIIGRSSDNSPYLHFEIWRNDIPLNPSEVLFENAGDFNITMYTEWDDGKNPTSPSFKVTASGNYAKAYRTVAADPSVLQPGTIIYIPFFSNAPNKGFFIVEDTGSGVKGKTIDIYTHDINLASGFKEKLLVYVVKRP; this is translated from the coding sequence GTGGTTAAGCTTTTCCCCGCAGCACTGCTTGCTATAATTCTTTTTTCAGGTTGTTCTTCGTGGTGGGTAACCCGCGGCGAATTTCGCGATGAGATTTCTGCAATTCAAAAAAAACTCGATTACGTTACACAGGAGCAAAAGCAACTTCTGGATATTGAAATAGTTATTTCGAACATATCGAAGCAGCTTGACTATCTTATAGATTCAGAAGAATTAGTTGCAAACACTGATGAACTAAAGGATTTGCAATCACAGCTGTCAGAATTAAAATATATGATTGAAGAAAAGGGTAAATTAATAGAAGAAAATACCAAAGCTACGCAGCAGCTTTTTGAACAGCTTAACAGCCTGGCAAATGCAAATCTACAGACCTTTCAGATCAACGATGAGATCAAAAGTGAGCTTTCCAATATCCAGCAGAAGCTCGATTCCCTTGCCGATGAGCAAAAGCGGTTGAAAAATATAGAAACTTCCATTGCAAACCTTTCAAAACAACTGGAATACTTAACGGGATTTGAAAAGCTTTCGGTAAATATCGAGGAGCTGAAGAGCCTTCAGGAACAGCTGTATGAACTAAAAAAGCTGGTTGAAGCAAACGAAAGCAATGTCGAAGAAAACAGCAAACTAACCGAACAAATTTATGAAAAGCTGGATGAGTTCATCAGCTCGAATATCCAGCAATTCCTTTTTGAAAAAGAGATAAAAGACCTTAAAAGTCAGTTGGATACCCTCCGGGAAAGACATAATGATGACTACTCGTATCTGCAGGAGCGTATAAACAATATCGGCAATTCTACCGCTTCTGATACGAGTTTTGTAACCATAGACTTCTTCCTGGCAGAGGTAGCTGATCTTAGAAGCCGTATTGGCGCGGAAGAAATTGAAAACCAAAACCTCGACGATATCTCTTATATCGTGCAATCAGGGGATACCCTATGGACAATCGCACAGGCTTATGGAATATCGGTGGAAGAACTTAAAAAGGCAAATCCTAAGGTTGAAGACAATGTCATTTACACCGGTCAGGAATTAAAAATACCCATTTCCATGGATTCTTTGCTCAAATCAGATGTGCTTCTGTCCCATTTCGGCCTTGATTATGATTATGAAATGCTTGTGGAAGCTGTCATTTCCCCTTTTGGTAGTTATGAGAAAGGTTATGCAAATCCAGGCATCGACCTGAAAGTAAAGCCATCCGCTTTTATAAAATCTATTTTACCGGGCCATGTTATTGTAGCTGAAAGACTCAACGATGAATATGGAAACACTGTAATTATTGACCACGGGAATGGCTTCAGAACTGTTTATGGTAAGTTAGATAGCTTAATGGTAGAAAAGGGTGACTTTGTCAGTGCTGGAGAAATCATTGGACGAAGTTCTGATAACTCGCCATATCTGCATTTTGAAATTTGGCGAAACGATATTCCATTGAATCCCTCAGAGGTGCTTTTTGAAAATGCCGGGGATTTCAATATAACAATGTATACCGAATGGGATGACGGGAAAAACCCAACATCTCCTTCTTTCAAAGTGACAGCTTCCGGGAATTACGCAAAAGCTTACAGGACAGTGGCTGCTGACCCCTCTGTTCTTCAGCCCGGAACTATTATTTATATTCCTTTCTTTTCGAATGCACCAAACAAAGGCTTTTTTATAGTGGAAGACACCGGATCGGGGGTAAAAGGAAAAACCATTGATATTTATACCCATGATATTAATCTCGCATCGGGTTTCAAAGAAAAATTGCTGGTTTATGTGGTGAAAAGACCATGA
- a CDS encoding YncE family protein gives MKKLFWIFFLIVISTNLLALNALSRQELGLAPFKIEAVQNRHGTYYIVLLKGDSEILVLDSEFNPMHFLKETRNDGINDCIIKDERLYCFGFFSGRIIVFDISGEPSKWKLEKKMSTEERLITGAISNNILGVLGMDSVFLLIDMKDFKIKSKIKLPVEALSVIADKDYFYVSLFYNYNLLENNFDTKYGLLAITPSGNIHKRVSLGKRPSYMLQDMNNLYVVNYLDGTLDVLSKGKLEKEREFKLGKLPNFPIMEGRNIWIACTGSDEVYLIELEKGTVKDFKTQGSAPLKVLIAGEKEYVLSVASGTIEEINNPISVPFKLQGYPIDAVANSDKIAVLLQEDWLSGSVLGSLVTLKQ, from the coding sequence ATGAAAAAGCTTTTCTGGATTTTCTTTCTAATTGTAATTTCAACTAATTTGCTCGCTTTGAATGCCCTTTCAAGGCAGGAATTAGGGCTGGCGCCTTTCAAAATAGAAGCAGTCCAGAACAGGCATGGCACGTACTACATTGTCCTTCTGAAAGGAGATTCGGAAATTCTTGTGCTCGACTCAGAGTTCAATCCAATGCACTTTTTGAAAGAAACGCGAAACGATGGGATTAACGATTGCATTATTAAAGACGAAAGGCTCTATTGTTTTGGATTCTTTAGCGGCAGGATTATTGTCTTCGATATCTCAGGCGAACCTTCCAAATGGAAGCTTGAAAAGAAAATGTCGACGGAAGAGCGGTTGATTACCGGGGCAATTTCAAATAATATCCTGGGAGTTTTGGGGATGGACAGTGTTTTTTTGTTGATTGACATGAAGGATTTCAAAATCAAAAGCAAAATCAAATTGCCTGTTGAAGCACTTAGCGTGATTGCCGACAAGGATTATTTCTATGTAAGCCTTTTTTACAATTACAACCTATTAGAAAACAATTTTGATACCAAATACGGGTTGCTTGCGATAACCCCTTCGGGCAATATCCACAAAAGAGTTTCACTCGGCAAAAGACCTTCCTATATGCTTCAAGACATGAATAACTTATATGTAGTGAATTATCTTGATGGAACCCTTGATGTTCTTTCAAAAGGGAAGCTTGAAAAGGAAAGAGAATTTAAGCTTGGTAAACTACCAAACTTCCCCATAATGGAGGGTAGAAACATCTGGATAGCATGTACCGGAAGCGATGAAGTATACCTAATAGAACTTGAAAAAGGTACAGTTAAAGACTTCAAAACACAGGGTTCTGCCCCATTAAAAGTTTTAATAGCTGGAGAGAAGGAATATGTTCTGAGTGTGGCAAGCGGGACTATTGAGGAAATTAACAATCCCATATCTGTGCCTTTTAAGCTCCAGGGCTATCCCATTGATGCAGTCGCAAACAGTGATAAAATAGCGGTTTTGCTTCAGGAAGACTGGTTAAGTGGAAGTGTTTTGGGTTCTCTTGTGACTCTTAAACAATAA
- a CDS encoding ABC transporter substrate-binding protein, translating to MKRFLLTIALILIAVSALATYTYMNPIGPTLIPVARMITDSDDNGVIGGFQIAYWKTVDEAISSVVSGKADIILLPVVIGAQLYAKGVPIKLAAVSMWDGFYFVSKEKISSIEDLSGKAVYTLHAPGQTADVILKAAIDSAGLDRNSISILYAAGPEAIQLFAAGRADVLLVPEPFASLAGFKVPGAEKYLPIQEIWRMVSTGSANVPTSGIFVKEGLPVDVVDSFLLLYEQSLLLSLAHPEETAKVVSEKMGGFPVAVLLDAIPGIRFEFGRSDRVKGSVKDYLDTLKNIESELLDREIDFEKLFW from the coding sequence ATGAAAAGATTTTTGTTGACGATTGCTCTTATTTTAATAGCTGTGAGCGCTTTAGCGACTTATACTTACATGAATCCCATAGGTCCAACATTGATACCGGTTGCGAGAATGATAACTGATTCAGATGATAATGGGGTGATTGGAGGTTTTCAAATCGCATATTGGAAAACTGTTGATGAGGCAATTTCCAGTGTTGTATCTGGAAAAGCAGATATCATTCTTTTACCTGTGGTAATAGGCGCACAGCTCTATGCAAAAGGAGTGCCGATTAAGCTTGCTGCAGTGAGCATGTGGGACGGGTTCTATTTTGTCTCAAAAGAAAAAATAAGCTCTATTGAAGATTTATCCGGGAAGGCAGTTTATACGCTTCACGCACCGGGCCAAACGGCTGATGTCATATTGAAAGCCGCAATTGATTCTGCTGGCCTTGACAGGAACAGTATCTCCATTTTATATGCGGCGGGCCCGGAAGCCATTCAGCTCTTCGCCGCTGGGAGGGCGGATGTATTGCTTGTGCCGGAACCTTTCGCTTCATTGGCGGGCTTTAAGGTACCCGGAGCTGAAAAATATCTGCCAATACAGGAAATCTGGAGAATGGTTTCAACCGGGAGCGCAAATGTTCCAACTTCCGGGATTTTTGTGAAAGAAGGACTTCCGGTGGATGTTGTGGATTCCTTTTTACTTCTTTATGAGCAATCTTTGTTGCTTTCACTTGCTCACCCGGAAGAAACTGCAAAAGTCGTTTCAGAAAAAATGGGAGGCTTTCCCGTCGCGGTGCTGCTGGATGCCATACCCGGTATAAGATTCGAGTTCGGACGTTCTGATAGGGTAAAGGGATCAGTAAAAGATTATCTTGATACCCTGAAAAATATTGAATCGGAATTGCTGGATCGGGAAATTGACTTCGAAAAACTATTTTGGTGA
- a CDS encoding ABC transporter permease, which produces MDKSYFLSALLLFLIWEIIFIVVGNSLLLPGPIETAVKLVELITTGALWTPLLSTVAKATLGMLLALLLSLFTGFLLGISNFLYILFRPVILTLQAVPIVSWLALAILWWGVGFRSPMYIVFLTLFPIMTLNIIQGVRSVDIKLIEMAKVFSLKKGIIFKDIYLGSILPFVFSSLKISSGAMWKSVAVAEFMVGATGIGRKIADAKYFLDTSSVFAYTLVLVFLGLVSETVFNVISKKVFNYAG; this is translated from the coding sequence ATGGATAAGAGCTATTTTCTATCAGCATTGTTGCTATTTCTCATCTGGGAAATCATCTTTATTGTGGTTGGAAACTCGCTGTTGCTACCGGGACCAATCGAGACAGCAGTGAAGCTGGTTGAATTGATAACTACGGGAGCGCTTTGGACTCCCCTCCTTTCAACTGTGGCGAAGGCTACCCTTGGCATGCTGCTTGCCTTGCTGTTATCGCTTTTCACGGGTTTTTTGCTCGGCATTTCGAATTTTCTGTATATATTGTTCAGGCCTGTCATATTAACGCTTCAAGCTGTCCCGATCGTATCCTGGCTTGCGCTGGCCATTCTCTGGTGGGGGGTGGGATTTAGATCGCCTATGTATATCGTTTTTCTTACGCTGTTTCCCATTATGACGTTAAACATAATCCAGGGAGTAAGAAGTGTTGATATAAAATTGATAGAAATGGCAAAGGTTTTTTCCCTGAAAAAGGGAATAATCTTTAAGGATATATATCTCGGATCCATTCTCCCCTTTGTGTTTTCTTCACTGAAAATAAGTTCGGGAGCGATGTGGAAGTCCGTGGCTGTTGCTGAATTTATGGTTGGGGCAACAGGTATTGGCCGCAAAATTGCTGATGCCAAATATTTTCTCGACACAAGCAGCGTTTTCGCTTATACCTTGGTGCTAGTCTTTCTCGGGCTGGTAAGCGAAACAGTGTTCAACGTTATTTCGAAGAAGGTTTTCAATTATGCTGGTTGA
- the plsX gene encoding phosphate acyltransferase PlsX, with protein sequence MSGVKIALDVFGGDLAPDVNIDGAISILKEERLDLELYLVGKEEVIKKLLRDRGFTHEKLHVIDAPEIFGMAEKPSAILRKKDTSLYRSAQLVKEGKVDAMVSAGNTGAVLAVALFVVGRIKGVERGAIATPIPSKRGFTVLLDCGANVEVRPEHLRDFGKMGFHYAKLLGKTSPKVGLLNVGEEEEKGTKDTKAAFEMLKETLGDSFCGNVEGRDILYGDVDVVVTDGFKGNVAMKAIEGAAKFIGDVLKSQIKASGFAGILGGLLLKGAFNRLKKTLDPSEYGGAFVLGVKGVVTKAHGNSNTLAIKNAIKVAHEGVKGKLVDKLQKEFGGN encoded by the coding sequence ATGTCAGGAGTTAAAATTGCTCTTGATGTTTTTGGAGGAGATCTGGCGCCTGATGTCAACATTGACGGCGCCATTTCAATTTTGAAGGAAGAACGCCTGGATCTTGAGCTGTACCTTGTGGGGAAAGAAGAGGTTATAAAAAAGCTCCTTCGCGATAGAGGCTTCACCCACGAAAAACTGCATGTTATTGATGCTCCCGAGATTTTTGGTATGGCCGAAAAGCCTTCTGCAATATTGAGGAAAAAAGATACTTCATTGTACCGCTCAGCACAGCTTGTCAAAGAAGGGAAAGTCGATGCAATGGTGTCCGCAGGCAACACCGGTGCGGTACTGGCAGTTGCACTTTTTGTCGTTGGGAGGATCAAGGGCGTTGAGCGCGGGGCAATTGCCACTCCAATCCCCAGTAAAAGAGGGTTCACGGTCTTGCTGGATTGCGGCGCAAATGTGGAAGTAAGGCCTGAGCATCTCAGGGATTTTGGGAAAATGGGATTCCATTACGCGAAGCTTCTGGGGAAGACTTCACCGAAGGTGGGGCTTCTGAATGTTGGCGAAGAAGAAGAAAAAGGCACAAAGGATACAAAGGCCGCTTTTGAAATGCTAAAGGAAACTCTCGGGGACAGTTTCTGCGGGAATGTGGAAGGCCGGGATATATTGTATGGCGATGTGGATGTGGTGGTTACAGACGGCTTCAAAGGAAATGTCGCCATGAAAGCTATTGAGGGAGCAGCAAAGTTTATCGGTGATGTCCTTAAATCCCAGATCAAAGCCTCCGGATTTGCGGGAATCCTGGGAGGACTCTTGCTGAAAGGCGCTTTTAACAGGCTTAAAAAAACCCTTGACCCGAGCGAATATGGGGGAGCTTTTGTACTTGGCGTAAAGGGTGTGGTTACAAAGGCCCATGGAAATTCAAATACGCTCGCAATTAAAAATGCTATAAAGGTTGCTCACGAAGGTGTCAAAGGTAAACTGGTTGATAAGCTTCAAAAAGAATTTGGGGGGAACTAA
- a CDS encoding YceD family protein, whose protein sequence is MSDRIVRELLVDINSFEDTKKIVLSIDNPFEEIECYSPITIELVLYKEKDSIIVSGNVNTTVVEKCSRCLKSVRLPVDGIIEALYVSQGKFLDRNKSGPAGELDNMFLLSGDILDLSERVIEAIIVEIPQKILCSNDCKGLCPVCGMDLNENPQHHCETPKEPQDKWHSLLYNLKENISKDQ, encoded by the coding sequence ATGTCGGACAGAATTGTTAGAGAGCTCCTTGTGGATATAAATTCCTTTGAAGACACCAAAAAAATAGTGTTATCTATTGATAATCCCTTTGAAGAAATTGAATGTTATAGCCCCATCACCATTGAGCTGGTTTTATATAAGGAGAAAGATTCCATTATTGTCTCGGGAAATGTGAACACCACAGTGGTTGAGAAATGCTCCCGGTGTTTGAAGTCTGTCAGGCTTCCTGTTGATGGTATCATAGAAGCTCTTTACGTCAGCCAGGGTAAATTCCTTGACAGGAACAAGAGTGGGCCCGCTGGCGAGCTTGACAACATGTTCCTTCTTTCAGGGGATATACTGGACTTGTCAGAGAGGGTAATAGAGGCTATAATTGTTGAGATTCCACAAAAAATCCTTTGTTCAAATGACTGCAAAGGACTTTGTCCGGTTTGTGGAATGGATCTGAACGAAAATCCACAACATCATTGCGAAACACCCAAAGAGCCACAGGATAAGTGGCATTCTTTGTTGTATAATTTAAAAGAGAATATATCAAAAGACCAATGA
- a CDS encoding HU family DNA-binding protein, whose translation MNKKELVAALSERVETSKKEAGLILDSIVEIIEEKLSKGEEVRLVGFGTFKVVKRKQRTGVNPRTRKPIEIPAAKVPKFVPGKELKNRVK comes from the coding sequence ATGAACAAGAAAGAACTCGTCGCTGCATTGTCAGAACGCGTCGAAACTTCTAAAAAAGAAGCGGGCCTGATCCTCGACAGCATCGTTGAAATCATCGAAGAAAAACTCTCCAAAGGCGAAGAAGTCAGACTTGTTGGCTTTGGAACCTTTAAAGTCGTAAAGAGGAAACAGAGGACAGGGGTTAACCCAAGAACAAGAAAGCCTATTGAGATCCCTGCTGCTAAAGTACCTAAATTCGTTCCCGGAAAAGAACTTAAGAACAGAGTGAAGTAA